A single region of the Ziziphus jujuba cultivar Dongzao chromosome 10, ASM3175591v1 genome encodes:
- the LOC107410529 gene encoding uncharacterized protein LOC107410529 gives MRSLHSTSRGANPHNLRFCHSSHSPSPKSLFLLLLPRTQFPSHQNLSSQTNSRKSSSSFSSGSVITASMAVSSPATGTQTGAERFSVLFVCLGNICRSPAAEGVFRDLVKKRGLDSKFQIDSAGTINYHEGNQADPRMRAASKKRGIEITSVSRPIRPSDFRDFDVILAMDKQNKDDILDAFNRWKFREPLPDEAHKKVKLMCSFCKRHDETEVPDPYYGGPQGFEQVLDLLEDACESLLDTIVAENKHVFDS, from the exons ATGAGGTCATTGCACAGTACTAGTAGAGGGGCAAATCCTCATAATTTACGATTTTGCCACTCCTCTCACAGTCCCTCCCCAAAATcactatttcttcttcttcttccccgaaccCAATTCCCATCTCACCAAAATTTATCCTCTCAAACGAATTCCCGGAAATCCAGTTCCTCATTTTCATCTGGGTCGGTGATCACAGCATCAATGGCGGTTTCTAGTCCAGCCACTGGCACACAGACTGGTGCTGAACGCTTCTCTGTTCTGTTTGTGTGCTTAGGCAACATATGCAGAAGCCCAGCTGCAGAAGGGGTTTTCAGGGACTTGGTCAAGAAGAGGGGTTTAGATTCTAAGTTTCAGATTGACTCTGCTGGCACCATTAATTACCACGAG GGAAATCAAGCAGACCCAAGAATGAGGGCAGCCTCCAAAAAGCGTGGAATTGAGATAACATCCGTATCGAGGCCCATCAGACCGTCTGATTTTAGAGACTTCGATGTGATTCTTGCTATGGACAAGCAAAATAAAG ATGATATTTTGGATGCATTCAATAGATGGAAGTTTAGAGAGCCTCTACCTGATGAAGCTCATAAAAAA GTTAAGTTAATGTGTTCATTTTGTAAAAGGCACGATGAAACTGAAGTTCCAGATCCTTATTATGGTGGCCCACAAGGTTTTGAGCAG GTTTTGGATTTGCTTGAAGATGCTTGTGAATCGTTATTGGATACCATTGTGGCAGAGAACAAACACGTTTTCGATTCTTAA